In Paenibacillus guangzhouensis, a single window of DNA contains:
- a CDS encoding ACT domain-containing protein — protein MSERFFLVREDILPDALVKTVLAKQLLAEGSAHTVNEAAEQVGLSRSAFYKYKDGIFMMNQLDRERIVTISVDLEHRSGVLSKVLGLVAGFEGNVLTIHQTIPLQGMANVVISVETSRMGDHLTALLESFRSQEGVKRATIIGQG, from the coding sequence GTGAGCGAACGCTTTTTTTTGGTCCGTGAAGATATATTACCTGATGCACTTGTCAAAACCGTGCTGGCCAAACAGCTGTTGGCCGAAGGGTCTGCCCATACGGTGAATGAAGCAGCGGAGCAAGTGGGTCTGAGCCGCAGTGCTTTTTACAAGTATAAAGATGGAATATTCATGATGAATCAGTTGGATCGCGAGCGGATTGTGACGATATCGGTTGATCTAGAGCATCGTTCTGGCGTTTTGTCCAAAGTGCTCGGACTTGTGGCTGGATTCGAAGGGAACGTACTAACCATTCACCAGACGATTCCGCTGCAAGGGATGGCGAATGTTGTGATCTCTGTGGAGACATCGCGCATGGGAGATCATTTAACGGCACTGCTCGAATCATTTCGATCACAAGAAGGTGTGAAGCGAGCCACGATCATAGGGCAAGGGTAA
- a CDS encoding homoserine dehydrogenase has protein sequence MKPIRVGLLGLGTVGTGVVRIVEGHQSDLQSQVGSEVVIEKVLVKNVDKSRSISIPHHKITDNAWDIIRDPDIDIIVEVMGGIDTTKEYLLEALERGKHVVTANKDLMALHGPEILAKAKEHQCDVFYEASVAGGIPIIRTLSEGFSSDRILKIMGIVNGTTNYILTKMSQEGASYADVLKEAQDLGYAEADPTSDVEGLDAARKMAILGTLGFRADVALEDVSVRGISSVSKEDILYAKRLGYEVKLLGIAERQDEHISLSVQPTMIRKSHPIASVNGVFNAVYVHGEAVGETMFYGAGAGEMPTATSVVADLVAVIKNLKLGVNGQQGMVTYKEKKLKTDEQIAYKNFILLHVQDKAGVLARITQVFAEYEVSLASVLQQPNPENPEAEIIIITHDASKASMDKVLKHFEELEVIRKIKSVYRVEG, from the coding sequence ATGAAACCAATCAGAGTAGGATTATTGGGGCTAGGAACTGTTGGAACAGGTGTAGTTCGTATTGTAGAAGGGCATCAGAGCGATTTGCAAAGTCAAGTTGGATCTGAGGTTGTTATTGAGAAAGTATTGGTTAAGAACGTAGATAAATCCCGCAGCATCTCGATTCCTCATCATAAAATTACAGATAATGCATGGGACATTATTCGCGATCCGGATATTGATATCATTGTTGAAGTGATGGGCGGCATCGATACGACAAAAGAATATCTATTAGAGGCTCTCGAACGCGGCAAGCATGTCGTCACAGCGAACAAAGACCTCATGGCATTGCATGGACCAGAGATCTTAGCAAAGGCCAAGGAACATCAATGCGATGTGTTCTATGAAGCAAGCGTCGCGGGCGGCATTCCGATTATCCGGACATTATCGGAAGGCTTCTCTTCGGATCGTATTCTCAAAATTATGGGGATTGTGAATGGAACAACGAACTATATCCTTACGAAAATGAGTCAAGAAGGCGCATCGTATGCAGATGTGTTAAAAGAAGCGCAAGATCTTGGGTATGCGGAAGCGGATCCGACTTCGGATGTCGAAGGTCTGGACGCGGCGCGTAAAATGGCGATCTTAGGAACGCTGGGCTTCCGTGCCGATGTTGCGCTAGAAGATGTGTCCGTACGCGGTATTTCGAGCGTCTCCAAAGAGGACATCCTTTACGCGAAACGGTTAGGATATGAAGTGAAGCTGCTCGGAATTGCTGAGCGCCAAGATGAGCATATCAGCTTAAGCGTTCAACCGACGATGATTCGTAAATCGCATCCAATCGCGTCCGTGAACGGTGTCTTCAATGCGGTCTATGTGCATGGTGAAGCTGTAGGCGAGACGATGTTCTATGGTGCTGGGGCAGGGGAAATGCCGACCGCTACATCCGTCGTGGCAGATCTTGTCGCGGTCATCAAGAACTTGAAGCTCGGCGTGAATGGGCAGCAAGGTATGGTTACGTACAAAGAGAAGAAGCTCAAGACGGATGAGCAGATCGCATACAAGAACTTCATTCTATTGCATGTACAGGACAAAGCAGGCGTTCTCGCACGCATTACGCAAGTATTCGCGGAATATGAAGTTAGCCTGGCTTCGGTATTGCAGCAGCCAAACCCTGAGAATCCGGAAGCGGAGATCATCATCATTACCCATGATGCGAGCAAGGCAAGCATGGACAAAGTATTGAAGCACTTCGAGGAGCTTGAAGTGATCCGCAAAATTAAGAGTGTATACCGCGTTGAAGGATAA
- the thrB gene encoding homoserine kinase, translated as MNVVERVIVKVPASTANLGPGFDTLGMALQLYAYIEMSAAEETSVSLYGEELGGIPTDKRNLIYKVAQMVFEDAGVSVPELRISMYSDIPLTRGLGSSASAIIGGMYAANALIGYALPQERIFALATALEKHPDNVGASLYGGIIAATWDGTRAHHIRLAPSPHLTTLVAIPHFQLATEKARNILPQQFSMSDAIFNVSHSSLLVAALATENFEMIRHAMKDRIHQPYRASLIPGMTEILDKAADYGALGVALSGAGPTLIALVDEREARGEQLEQFLKDTLHREQITASTMWLKPCAEGAVALANIEGRTFMDVVKGEM; from the coding sequence ATGAACGTTGTCGAACGTGTAATTGTCAAAGTGCCAGCCAGCACAGCGAACTTGGGACCCGGGTTCGACACACTGGGGATGGCGTTACAGCTATATGCCTATATCGAAATGTCTGCAGCTGAAGAGACTTCGGTTTCCTTATATGGCGAAGAGCTCGGAGGGATTCCGACAGACAAACGAAATCTAATCTATAAAGTCGCTCAAATGGTATTCGAAGATGCGGGGGTCTCCGTTCCTGAGCTGCGGATCTCCATGTACAGCGATATTCCGTTAACGCGGGGACTCGGAAGCAGCGCGTCCGCCATTATCGGCGGCATGTATGCTGCGAATGCGTTGATCGGGTACGCGCTGCCGCAGGAGAGAATCTTCGCGCTCGCTACGGCGCTGGAGAAGCATCCGGATAATGTCGGAGCATCATTGTACGGTGGGATTATTGCAGCAACTTGGGACGGTACGCGGGCACATCATATTCGTCTTGCGCCAAGTCCGCATCTCACGACACTTGTTGCCATTCCTCACTTCCAACTGGCGACGGAGAAAGCCCGGAACATTCTCCCGCAGCAGTTCTCGATGAGCGATGCGATCTTTAATGTGAGTCATTCATCGCTGCTTGTCGCTGCACTCGCGACGGAGAACTTCGAAATGATCCGCCATGCGATGAAGGACCGGATACACCAGCCGTACCGTGCATCGCTCATTCCAGGTATGACCGAGATCCTGGATAAGGCTGCTGACTATGGCGCGCTTGGTGTAGCGCTTAGCGGCGCTGGACCGACATTGATTGCGCTCGTGGATGAACGCGAGGCTCGGGGGGAACAATTGGAGCAATTTTTGAAGGATACATTGCATCGTGAACAGATTACCGCTTCGACCATGTGGTTGAAACCCTGTGCTGAAGGCGCTGTTGCGCTAGCAAATATCGAGGGACGAACATTCATGGATGTTGTCAAAGGAGAAATGTAA
- the pheA gene encoding prephenate dehydratase, with protein sequence MVRIALLPQGSVSHEAAAYIFRGEPVEMQHHRLISDVFLSTVEGKTDYSVIPIENTIEGSVSLHMDWLVHEVDLPIQAEWVYPSIQNLIGRQDELERHADGSLNFSRIRKVMSHPVAIAQCRNFLREHLPHAELEHLSSTAEAVKQVKEHPGEGLAAIGTTLGAASQGLDILAPQVTDHQNNFTRFVLVGPKAAPIAPSDQVKTSIQITPPQDYSGALHQILSAFAWRRINLSRIESRPTKKQLGNYYFYIDVLASMDSVLLPAAIAEIEAIGSQVRVLGCYPSYSFDSAHTS encoded by the coding sequence ATGGTTCGTATTGCACTGTTACCCCAGGGATCTGTCTCTCATGAAGCTGCGGCTTACATCTTTCGGGGAGAGCCTGTGGAGATGCAACATCACCGATTGATCTCGGATGTATTCCTATCGACGGTGGAAGGTAAAACCGATTATAGCGTCATTCCGATTGAGAATACGATAGAGGGTTCCGTGAGTCTACACATGGACTGGCTCGTACACGAAGTCGATCTGCCGATTCAAGCGGAATGGGTCTATCCTTCGATTCAGAATTTGATCGGAAGACAAGATGAACTGGAGCGTCATGCAGATGGATCGCTGAACTTCAGTCGCATCCGCAAAGTGATGTCACATCCGGTAGCCATCGCACAGTGCCGGAACTTCCTGCGTGAACATCTGCCTCATGCAGAGCTTGAGCATTTGAGCAGCACGGCGGAAGCTGTCAAGCAGGTGAAGGAACATCCGGGCGAAGGCTTGGCGGCCATCGGTACAACGCTCGGCGCGGCTAGCCAAGGTCTCGATATATTGGCTCCGCAGGTGACGGATCATCAGAATAATTTTACCCGTTTCGTGCTTGTAGGTCCGAAGGCAGCACCGATCGCACCTTCCGATCAGGTGAAGACCAGTATTCAGATTACCCCGCCGCAAGACTATTCCGGTGCGCTGCATCAGATCTTATCTGCATTTGCATGGCGTCGAATTAACTTATCGCGTATCGAATCGCGACCAACGAAGAAGCAGTTAGGCAATTATTATTTCTATATTGATGTGCTGGCGTCGATGGATTCGGTTCTGCTGCCTGCAGCAATTGCTGAGATCGAGGCGATTGGATCGCAAGTTCGGGTGCTTGGCTGTTATCCGAGTTATTCTTTTGACTCCGCGCATACATCATAA
- a CDS encoding LysM peptidoglycan-binding domain-containing protein: protein MKIHIVKKGDTLYTIATKYEVPLQKLIDANPNLKDPNKLEVGMKIKIPVEAKPVKPEYEMMHKHDVKKGDTLWKLAKAWGIPLQDMLKANPQLKDPNILSVGEVVYIPKVTGTMPMEPQVMPPHDGGMNVSPPMSNTYPGVSPMHEAHHHHHHHHDGKHMGGHHHHDGGDNYPHHHHEGMHMGGHHHDGMHMGGDNYPYHHGHQPVYTMPTNNCGCNTLSTHMPYDMYKGHPGDSMSQDLFAQFQVPATEALSLYDLPQVPQVNTSANWGGMPQGGYDGYPMPYGMNPYGMMDPYGMQMHPYGYPSGGYGMPSMPFNPYGMAYAHDMYAPQVQPSGVMDHTTGSCGCHPRENEGTPVPVPASSSASASAVAPAPAKSEPAKKSNSKSSSFKAKARTSAKKSSSSTRRQTKPRKSRSMPWING, encoded by the coding sequence GTGAAAATTCACATTGTAAAAAAAGGGGATACGCTCTACACCATTGCAACCAAGTATGAAGTACCCCTTCAAAAATTGATTGATGCAAACCCCAATTTGAAAGATCCGAATAAGCTTGAAGTAGGGATGAAGATTAAAATCCCTGTGGAAGCCAAACCGGTGAAGCCTGAATATGAAATGATGCATAAACATGATGTGAAGAAAGGCGATACATTATGGAAGTTAGCCAAGGCCTGGGGGATTCCGCTGCAGGATATGCTGAAGGCAAATCCGCAACTGAAAGATCCTAATATCCTATCGGTTGGAGAGGTTGTCTATATCCCGAAGGTGACTGGAACTATGCCGATGGAGCCGCAAGTGATGCCGCCGCATGATGGAGGCATGAACGTCTCTCCTCCGATGAGCAATACCTATCCAGGTGTCTCTCCGATGCATGAGGCTCATCATCACCACCATCACCATCATGATGGTAAGCATATGGGTGGTCACCATCATCATGATGGCGGCGATAATTATCCACATCACCATCATGAAGGTATGCATATGGGTGGCCACCACCATGATGGTATGCATATGGGTGGCGATAATTATCCGTATCATCATGGCCATCAGCCGGTATATACGATGCCGACGAATAATTGCGGGTGTAATACGTTATCTACACATATGCCTTATGATATGTACAAAGGGCATCCAGGTGATAGCATGTCCCAGGACTTATTTGCGCAATTCCAAGTTCCCGCGACAGAAGCGTTATCGCTCTATGATCTGCCGCAAGTGCCACAGGTGAATACCTCCGCGAACTGGGGCGGTATGCCGCAAGGCGGCTACGACGGCTATCCAATGCCATACGGCATGAATCCATATGGGATGATGGATCCTTATGGCATGCAAATGCATCCTTACGGCTATCCGAGTGGCGGGTATGGCATGCCGAGTATGCCGTTCAACCCTTACGGTATGGCGTACGCTCATGACATGTACGCTCCGCAAGTTCAACCGTCAGGCGTGATGGATCACACGACAGGATCCTGTGGATGTCATCCTCGGGAGAATGAGGGGACGCCAGTCCCTGTTCCAGCTTCATCTTCAGCTTCAGCCTCTGCAGTCGCTCCAGCTCCAGCTAAGTCGGAGCCAGCGAAGAAGAGTAATTCGAAATCTTCTTCGTTCAAAGCGAAGGCGCGTACTTCTGCGAAGAAATCAAGCAGCAGCACTCGCCGGCAAACAAAGCCGCGGAAATCGCGCAGTATGCCATGGATTAATGGCTAA
- a CDS encoding BofC C-terminal domain-containing protein, translating into MNSWKQIKKRLRRIKRPLLSLGVLLLLIMLLAVGYHTSATGSSDPVIAKLREEGQDREVHLTRTYVCGQEELSLGTMSANAIIELMLRHPEWSGKTDEAGNVWIVEEIEDLSATCKKNGYISVDKDGNLTLYDGPPKEEKVMRTFFQVDIESMESSLPRSVLDQLHQGIRVSDVDEYHSVLSTFSDYAMEQSEKVMKRKS; encoded by the coding sequence ATGAATAGCTGGAAACAAATCAAAAAACGTCTGCGTCGAATCAAACGTCCCTTATTATCACTCGGTGTGCTCCTATTGCTGATTATGCTGCTGGCTGTTGGTTATCATACATCTGCTACGGGGTCGTCAGATCCTGTTATCGCCAAACTGCGGGAAGAGGGGCAGGACCGGGAAGTTCATTTGACACGTACCTATGTATGCGGTCAAGAAGAGCTATCCCTTGGGACGATGAGTGCAAACGCGATTATTGAACTGATGCTGCGGCACCCGGAATGGAGCGGGAAGACGGATGAGGCAGGAAATGTTTGGATCGTGGAAGAGATTGAGGATTTATCGGCAACCTGCAAGAAAAATGGGTATATTAGTGTTGATAAGGATGGAAACTTGACCCTATATGACGGACCTCCGAAAGAGGAAAAGGTCATGAGAACTTTTTTCCAAGTCGATATTGAATCGATGGAGAGCTCGTTGCCTAGATCTGTTCTAGATCAGCTGCACCAAGGGATTCGTGTGAGTGATGTGGACGAGTATCATAGTGTGTTGTCTACGTTCAGCGACTATGCGATGGAGCAATCTGAGAAAGTTATGAAACGAAAATCATAG
- a CDS encoding cation:proton antiporter translates to MELVLQLVIILVCTKLAGDLTVKLGQPAVLGKLIIGIIIGPAMLGWVQNGDLLKELSQIGVLLLMFIAGLETDLEQLRKNWKSAFAVAIGGIILPFIGGYGASLFFGLSNNYALFMGLLLCATSVSISVQTLKDMNQLSTREGTTILGAAVVDDVLVVILLAFMMSLLGGGDVSLGLVIGKKVLFFAGAAVLGIFAVPWIMKLFAPLRVTEALISGALIICFGFSYLAEWLGVAGIIGAFAAGIAISQTPYKHDVEHRLEPIAYAIFVPIFFVSVGLDVTFEGVGSQIWFIVVFTIVAIITKLIGSGVGARLTGFDLRSSIGIGSGMVSRGEVALIIATTGLSSGLLAQEYFTPLVIVVILTTLVTPPMLKMSFQSKSK, encoded by the coding sequence ATGGAATTGGTGTTACAATTGGTAATAATTCTTGTATGCACAAAGTTAGCGGGGGATTTAACGGTAAAACTGGGCCAGCCAGCAGTACTGGGGAAGTTGATTATTGGGATTATTATTGGCCCTGCCATGCTTGGTTGGGTACAAAATGGTGATTTGCTTAAAGAGCTGTCACAGATCGGTGTACTCTTATTAATGTTTATTGCAGGGCTGGAGACAGATCTCGAGCAGCTGCGCAAAAATTGGAAGTCAGCCTTCGCTGTAGCGATCGGTGGTATTATTCTACCTTTTATCGGGGGGTACGGTGCGAGTCTGTTTTTCGGACTCAGCAACAACTATGCCTTGTTCATGGGGTTATTGCTCTGTGCGACATCGGTGAGCATCTCGGTTCAGACTTTGAAAGATATGAATCAATTGAGTACGCGCGAAGGGACGACGATTCTCGGGGCAGCCGTTGTTGACGACGTATTGGTTGTTATCCTGCTTGCCTTCATGATGAGCTTGCTCGGCGGTGGAGATGTCAGTCTAGGGCTAGTCATTGGTAAAAAAGTATTGTTCTTTGCCGGTGCCGCTGTGCTCGGGATTTTTGCAGTACCTTGGATTATGAAATTGTTCGCACCGCTTCGCGTGACGGAAGCATTGATTAGTGGTGCGTTGATTATATGTTTTGGCTTCTCCTACTTGGCGGAGTGGCTTGGTGTCGCTGGGATTATCGGTGCGTTTGCAGCGGGGATAGCGATCTCTCAGACCCCGTACAAACATGATGTTGAACATCGACTTGAGCCGATTGCTTATGCGATTTTTGTACCGATTTTCTTCGTTAGTGTCGGGCTTGATGTCACATTTGAGGGCGTCGGCAGCCAAATTTGGTTCATTGTCGTCTTTACGATTGTAGCGATTATTACCAAATTGATTGGTTCAGGTGTTGGAGCAAGGCTGACTGGATTTGATCTTCGATCATCGATTGGCATTGGATCCGGGATGGTCTCTCGCGGTGAGGTCGCACTGATCATTGCCACAACTGGATTATCTTCAGGTTTGCTCGCGCAAGAGTACTTCACACCACTCGTCATCGTCGTGATTCTAACAACACTCGTGACGCCGCCGATGCTGAAGATGTCGTTCCAGTCAAAGTCGAAATAG
- the ruvC gene encoding crossover junction endodeoxyribonuclease RuvC codes for MRILGIDPGIAIVGFGFIDKEGSKLTPVQYGCIQTEAHTPTEERLLQVYEATLQLIDKYKPDAMALEKLFFNRNVTTAFTVGQARGVQILAAVQRGIPVAEYTPLQVKQAVVGYGKAEKKQVQEMVRMFLKLKAIPKPDDVADALAIAVCHAHSSTLNQKIAEVMRND; via the coding sequence TTGCGTATTTTGGGAATTGACCCGGGGATTGCGATCGTCGGTTTTGGTTTTATTGATAAAGAGGGGAGCAAGTTGACTCCCGTTCAGTACGGTTGTATACAGACAGAGGCGCATACCCCCACGGAGGAGCGTCTATTGCAGGTCTATGAAGCAACATTGCAATTGATTGATAAATATAAACCGGATGCGATGGCACTGGAGAAGCTGTTCTTCAATCGGAACGTTACGACAGCCTTCACGGTAGGGCAAGCTCGCGGGGTTCAGATCTTGGCTGCTGTACAGCGCGGCATTCCGGTGGCGGAGTATACGCCGCTGCAAGTGAAGCAAGCCGTCGTTGGTTATGGTAAGGCGGAGAAGAAGCAGGTGCAGGAAATGGTTCGGATGTTCCTCAAGCTGAAGGCCATTCCGAAGCCCGATGATGTGGCGGATGCGCTTGCGATCGCGGTATGCCACGCCCATTCGAGTACTTTAAATCAAAAAATAGCCGAGGTAATGCGAAATGATTGA
- the ruvA gene encoding Holliday junction branch migration protein RuvA has product MIDYLHGKVAHLETEYIVLDVQGVGYRVFCPNPYFFAKSDQSVTVYIHHHVREDAILLFGFASREEQKLFRRLLDVSGIGPKVALGVLAGGRPETLVAAIQQENLSFLTKLPGIGKKTAQRMVLDLKDKLDHIGLGLDVSAGGLLMGTASDTALGGGAWPEAKEALKALGYTEAELDRVWHTMKDNASDKDGVDTLMKRALQLLFKG; this is encoded by the coding sequence ATGATTGATTATTTACATGGCAAAGTTGCTCATTTAGAGACAGAATATATTGTGCTGGATGTCCAAGGGGTAGGCTATCGGGTGTTCTGCCCGAATCCGTATTTTTTTGCGAAAAGCGATCAGTCGGTGACGGTCTACATTCACCATCATGTGCGTGAAGACGCGATTCTATTGTTCGGGTTCGCCTCCCGTGAGGAGCAGAAGCTCTTCCGCCGTCTGCTGGACGTGTCTGGGATTGGGCCAAAGGTAGCTTTAGGGGTGCTTGCAGGAGGACGTCCTGAGACGCTCGTAGCCGCAATTCAGCAGGAAAATTTGTCGTTCTTGACGAAGCTGCCGGGCATCGGCAAGAAGACGGCGCAGCGGATGGTGCTTGATCTGAAGGACAAGCTGGACCATATTGGACTTGGGCTCGATGTATCAGCGGGCGGTCTATTGATGGGTACGGCATCGGATACGGCGCTGGGTGGCGGTGCTTGGCCTGAAGCCAAAGAAGCGCTAAAGGCGCTAGGTTATACGGAAGCCGAGCTGGATCGTGTATGGCATACGATGAAAGATAATGCGAGCGACAAGGATGGCGTCGATACGCTCATGAAGCGAGCGCTTCAATTGTTGTTCAAAGGTTAA
- the ruvB gene encoding Holliday junction branch migration DNA helicase RuvB: MDDRIISANLMMEDQAVELSLRPRYLSEYIGQNQVKENLKVFIEAAKMRKEALDHVLLYGPPGLGKTTLSNIIANELGVNLRTTSGPAIERPGDLAALLTNLQENDVLFIDEIHRLHRTVEEVLYPAMEDFALDIMIGKGPSARSVRLDLPPFTLIGATTRAGLLSAPLRDRFGVVSRLEFYTVDELTFIVSRASDILGVQIVGNAAEEIALRSRGTPRIANRLLKRVRDFAQVRGDGIITAAIANEALRMIQVDEAGLDQIDHKMLTAMIRHFRGGPVGLDTIAATIGEESQTIEDVYEPYLLQIGFLQRSPRGRIVTELGYRHLGIPMPTDHNK; this comes from the coding sequence ATGGATGATCGAATCATATCGGCCAATTTAATGATGGAAGATCAAGCGGTGGAGCTGAGCCTTCGCCCTCGTTATTTATCCGAGTATATCGGACAGAACCAAGTGAAAGAGAATTTGAAAGTATTCATCGAAGCCGCGAAGATGCGGAAGGAAGCACTGGACCATGTACTATTGTACGGCCCTCCGGGGCTTGGCAAGACGACATTGTCGAATATTATTGCCAATGAGCTGGGCGTCAACCTACGCACGACGTCAGGTCCCGCGATCGAACGTCCCGGTGATCTCGCAGCGTTATTAACGAATTTGCAGGAGAATGATGTGTTGTTCATCGATGAAATTCATCGCCTGCATCGTACGGTCGAAGAAGTCCTCTATCCTGCGATGGAGGATTTCGCGCTTGATATTATGATTGGGAAAGGGCCAAGCGCTCGTTCCGTACGGTTGGATCTACCGCCGTTCACCTTAATTGGCGCGACGACACGTGCAGGGCTCTTGTCCGCCCCGTTGCGGGATCGCTTCGGTGTGGTTAGCCGTCTGGAATTCTACACCGTGGATGAATTGACCTTCATCGTCTCGCGTGCTTCCGATATACTCGGCGTACAAATTGTGGGGAATGCGGCAGAAGAGATTGCGCTGCGGTCCCGTGGGACGCCGCGGATTGCGAACCGATTGCTGAAGCGGGTGCGAGACTTCGCACAAGTGCGAGGGGACGGCATTATTACAGCGGCGATCGCGAATGAAGCTTTGCGTATGATTCAAGTCGATGAAGCAGGGCTCGATCAGATCGACCATAAAATGTTGACGGCGATGATTCGCCATTTCCGAGGAGGGCCTGTAGGACTCGATACGATCGCAGCTACCATTGGGGAAGAGAGTCAGACGATCGAAGATGTCTATGAACCATATCTGCTGCAGATTGGATTCTTGCAGCGCTCACCGCGCGGTCGAATTGTTACAGAACTAGGGTACAGGCACCTTGGCATTCCGATGCCGACAGATCACAACAAGTAA